A genomic window from Vanessa cardui chromosome Z, ilVanCard2.1, whole genome shotgun sequence includes:
- the LOC124543339 gene encoding uncharacterized protein LOC124543339 → MIVKEAAAQGLSHETYINLQDNNATRQPQSKVAQSILKMPTSIRFCKVPPCNDSNKSNYHLVPMCGPKKTSTNNATTETTFKPCDCSPEKLTKLFEKSAKELSSKACNVTSIEIIDAKKLLSDEQPVLKCNCMSKKSPEAVTSHEKKQKNECPCTQNISIENDFEDKMDIKKITSAKDRCKCVQFEEDQKHIKKNIICECPEPEPEPEIDYWDYYDEKEERRLKSDLTQTVSGFRINIPRKKTDREFDDFEMSFEETLRYIAENLESESSRRKLQSKNVSVNCECPYEPYIPEALEENTVEEEPFMGIKFHITGKGSGSKGLNGILCFQLLNNIPKEIGIKEYTK, encoded by the exons ATGATAGTTAAGGAGGCTGCTGCACAAG gtctCAGTCatgaaacatatataaatttacaagatAATAACGCAACGCGCCAACCACAGTCAAAGGTGGCACAATCGATCCTTAAAATGCCAACTTCTATCCGATTCTGTAAGGTTCCACCGTGCAACGATAGTAATAAGAGCAATTATCATTTGGTGCCAATGTGCGGACCTAAGAAAACTTCTACAAACAATGCCACTACTGAAACTACTTTCAAACCATGTGACTGTAGCCCTGAGAAATTGACGAAGTTGTTTGAAAAAAGTGCAAAAGAATTATCATCAAAAGCCTGTAATGTTACAAGCATCGAAATTATAG ATGCAAAAAAACTACTTTCTGACGAACAGCCTGTTCTTAAATGTAATTGCATGTCAAAAAAATCGCCTGAAGCTGTTACATCACAtgaaaaaaaacagaaaaatgaATGCCCGTGCACACAAAATATATCCATAGAAAATGATTTTGAAGATAAGATGGACATCAAAAAGATTACTTCCGCAAAGGATCGCTGCAAATGTGTTCAGTTTGAGGAAGATcagaaacatattaaaaaaaacataatatgtgaATGTCCTGAACCCGAACCTGAACCTGAAATAGATTATTGGGATTATTATGATGAAAAAGAAGAGAGGAGACTTAAATCTGATTTAACACAGACAGTATCAGGGTTTAGAATAAACATACCGCGAAAAAAAACTGACAGGGAATTTGATGATTTCGAAATGAGTTTTGAAGAGACCTTGAGGTACATTGCAGAGAATCTTGAGAGCGAAAGTAGCAGACGAAAATTACAATCAAAGAATGTGTCAGTCAATTGTGAATGTCCATATGAACCGTACATCCCAGAAGCTCTAGAAGAAAACACAGTAGAAGAAGAACCATTTATGggtattaaatttcatattactGGCAAAGGTTCCGGTTCTAAAGGGCTAAATGgaattttatgttttcaattGTTGAATAACATACCCAAAGAAATAGGTATTAAGGAATATACAAAATGA
- the LOC124543364 gene encoding anaphase-promoting complex subunit 15-like, with translation MNIPFPIIYPHMICPDWFNSDRPYDEDAELTRMEQANQRWLNSVAKKYMKHTPIEKPNPEPMEEAETDDDVFIVTGNDDPEESEESHDVDEVEEIPTTTTTTTTTIDDSPPTNLDGEPESLTESPEEESPEEESPGEDSPADTDDLEVEATLWPYEAQDE, from the exons ATGAATATTCCTTTTCCAATAATATACCCTCACATGATTTGCCCTGACTGGTTTAACTCTGATAGACCCTACGACGAAGATGCTGAATTAACAAGAATGGAGCAAGCAAATCAACGTTGG CTGAACTCAGTAGCCAAGAAGTACATGAAACATACACCGATAGAAAAACCAAATCCAGAGCCTATGGAAGAGGCTGAAACTGATGATGATG TGTTCATTGTCACAGGCAATGACGATCCCGAAGAATCGGAGGAGTCTCATGATGTTGATGAAGTAGAAGAAATTCCCACTACTACCACAACAACAACTACTACTATTGATGACTCTCCCCCAACAAACCTTGATGGAGAACCAGAGAGCCTTACAGAGAGTCCTGAAGAAGAAAGCCCTGAAGAGGAGAGTCCTGGAGAAGACAGCCCTGCTGATACAGATGATCTTGAAGTAGAGGCTACTCTTTGGCCCTATGAGGCTCaagatgaataa
- the LOC124542991 gene encoding protein RCC2 homolog, producing MSNNGNRKRVAPPSGRPYKVRKPRKHQSEDEDSNDSSTSDQAQEPQREPSPLPDEPTEKLPEELLKTFYKNPGILMIAGLVSWDLVAKRDNNPSKKTHPNLYTFHKFTDRKYRLIVSGCSAGHSILVSDEGEAYTFGRNTCGQLGFGDTTTRNVPEAVPTLKGFNIIQAAAGRNHSLFVTDTGTVYACGDNKSGQCGLGNTTPQILKPTRIRYTGAPVVKVGCGAEFSMILDCNGALHSFGLPEYGQLGHNTDGKYFLTSTKLSYHFETVPKHIAFFFEKSKDGHVTPIKDVVIVDFSCGNNHTVAIDSSKRAFSWGFGGFGRLGHAEQKDESVPRLIKYFDSHARGVRSVHCGATYSLAVNELGALFMFGQTKRTGEANMYPKPVQDLTGWNIRSVGTSNTSIVIAADDSLIAWGVSPTYGELGTGDINKSTARPKEVSRMDGLNITQVAMGYSHTLLLCDSSSEEVKLKLASMPTFDP from the exons ATGTCGAACAATGGAAATCGTAAAAGAGTAGCACCACCTTCTGGACGTCCATATAAAGTTCGAAAACCACGTAAACACCAGTCTGAAGATGAAGATAGTAACGATTCTTCGACATCAGATCAAGCACAGGAGCCACAAAGAGAACCTTCACCTCTACCAGATGAACCGACTGAAAAGTTACcagaa gaGCTTTTAAAGACTTTTTATAAGAACCCAGGCATCCTCATGATAGCTGGACTAGTTTCATGGGATTTAGTTGCAAAGAGGGACAACAACCCATCCAAAAAGACTCATcctaatttatatacattccATAAGTTTACAGATCGCAAG TACAGACTAATAGTTAGTGGATGCAGTGCTGGTCATTCAATTCTTGTGTCTGATGAGGGAGAAGCATATACTTTTG GTCGCAATACATGTGGCCAACTTGGATTTGGTGACACAACAACTAGAAATGTTCCAGAGGCAGTGCCCACTCTAAAAGGCTTCAATATAATTCAAGCTGCGGCTGGCAGAAACCACAGCTTGTTTGTGACAG ATACGGGCACCGTATATGCTTGCGGTGACAACAAAAGTGGCCAGTGTGGTCTCGGGAACACCACTCCTCAGATACTCAAGCCTACTCGCATTAGATACAC GGGGGCTCCCGTTGTCAAGGTTGGTTGCGGTGCTGAATTCTCTATGATATTGGATTGCAATGGAGCTTTGCACTCCTTTGGTCTTCCAGAGTATGGGCAATTAG GTCACAATACCGACGGGAAGTATTTCTTGACGTCCACGAAGCTCTCGTATCATTTCGAAACCGTACCGAAACATATTGCATTCTTTTTCGAAAAGTCCAAAGACGGTCACGTGACACCGATTAAAGATGTCGTCATTGTAGACTTCTCCTGTGGAAACAACCACACT GTGGCAATCGACTCATCGAAGCGGGCGTTCAGTTGGGGTTTCGGTGGCTTCGGTCGCCTTGGTCACGCGGAGCAAAAGGACGAGAGCGTGCCTCGCCTCATCAAGTACTTCGACTCGCACGCGCGTGGGGTGCGCTCCGTGCACTGCGGGGCTACATACAGCCTCGCTGTCAACGAACTAG GTGCACTTTTCATGTTTGGACAAACCAAACGTACCGGCGAAGCCAACATGTATCCCAAGCCTGTGCAAGACCTAACAg GCTGGAACATACGTAGTGTGGGAACAAGCAACACTTCGATTGTAATAGCTGCCGACGACTCCTTGATCGCTTGGGGTGTTTCGCCTACTTACGGGGAATTG GGCACTGGTGACATAAACAAATCGACGGCTAGACCCAAGGAAGTCAGTCGAATGGATGGATTGAACATTACCCAAGTTGCTATGGGTTACTCCCACACTCTGCTGCTGTGCGACAGTTCCTCCGAGGAAGTGAAGCTGAAGCTGGCCTCTATGCCCACTTTCGACCCTTAG